One Podospora pseudopauciseta strain CBS 411.78 chromosome 4, whole genome shotgun sequence genomic window, CCGTTAGCAAACGAGGGGAGATCCAGAACGTTGGGAGTCCCACCCGCGCGGTAAGGGGGTTGACCAGAGATGCACCCAAGGGGTTCAGCATGACGAGCAAGGCTCCAGTCCGGTACCCACGATTGAGGACATTGTAATGCATCGACATCGATGCACCCTGTCCCTGCATGTGACAACAGCTCGAAAAGACCACACTCTTCAATCATTCGCAGTGCAGCATCCAAATACACCTCATTGGTGTTCTTGGAGTAGTTGGGTTGCGTGAAACGACTGCCTTCGCCTTTGACGGCGAGCCCATGGACTCCAAAAACCTTGTCCCGCGGATCACTTGCTCTGAGTAGATGGGCCGTCGACATGACATCTTTGAATTGCGGCAGTCCCTTTCCCACAACGCGTCTTACTCTCCAGTGCTGCATGCAACATACAGTGCCAACATGGAAAATTCCGCAGAGTCATTTTGTTCTTCCAGCAATCTGTACTCTGCGTCCACTCCAATGCTATCCGGAGACGAACATTTGATTCAACAATCGCAAGCGCTCGATAGAAGTCGTCCCAGTTGCAACACATCCGTCCATACATGACACGAGCCTCGGAAGCGAGAACAGCTTCCTGGACCACCCAGATGCGCTCGAACCACTCATGCTCGAGGAGATGCATAAGCGGAAGTCAGCAGGCAGTGAAGCGATACTTGCCCGCCTCCCAATATGCCTTGAGATTGTCCCTTGTAAACGAAGTGTTGATGCGAAGCTGGTCAATCAGGCGGAAGGCAAGGGTGGCGAAGACACTCTTTAGTATCCTGTCGAAAGAATCAACTTCCGTGATCCGCTTCGGCAACCAGCGAATGACCCGGTTCAGCGTTGTCCAGCTCATCTCTCTCGAAGGTGAGCCAAGCCAGATGGTGACCAGGGATGCGGATGAGTCAATATCTCCTATCAAGTACACCTGGTACGACTTTTCGTTTTCCGAGAGCTGGTCAATGCAGATTGAGTCTATCCAGATCAATCGCGGGAGGAGAGTAAATCGGAGGTctccaagaagctcaaaGACATTGGGCGCGACGCGCAATGTGCAGTCACTGACGATTATGTGCTCGCCGTCATCTCTCTCGGCTTGGGCCCATCTGTATGAGATCGCCTCAAAAGGTGGGGCCGATTTGAGCTCACCTTCGAACAAATTGCATGACATAGCCTTGTGGCGGTGGCCAAGATGAACCAATAAAAGTCGGATGGTGGTCTTCTCTGGAGATAAGGGAGTATAAGTGTATAGCGGCAATTTGGGTTGACTTGGTCGATAAGCGTGGGCTCTTCGCTGATGATGAGCCTTGTTGTACCTCCAGTAGACGTTAATGATATGCTCCGGAACTATCCCACTCAacgccccccgcccccagcCTCCACAAGAAGCACACCTCGACCTGAAACCACTCGAAAACCCGCTGGAGACGCAGCTTGTAAGCGAGGGGTACCAAGATAAAGGTCCAATACGCTTTGATTTCGAGATCGTGAAAGAAGATCCAAAGCCTTCCAACCAGCGAATCACTCCAACAGTGGCTAATAGTAACGAACGCCACCCGAGCAATACGGCCGGCCAGCGAGACGGCACTGTCAATCTGGGCAAAGGGATTGATGCCGTATCTCCAGTATGCATGTCCGTACGCGACGACGAGGATTGACAGTGCATATAGGGGTGGTTTTTCGGTGGCGAGCACTGGGAGAAACCACAGATAAGCGGTAAGGAACAAGGAGAGGGGCAATTGTACTCGACGGTTGATGTGGAGGTTGTGCgtgagaagaaagaaagaagtgGTCCCAATCCATTGCCTCTGAGTCGCTTCCAA contains:
- a CDS encoding hypothetical protein (COG:S; EggNog:ENOG503P04U); this encodes MFQTTLEATQRQWIGTTSFFLLTHNLHINRRVQLPLSLFLTAYLWFLPVLATEKPPLYALSILVVAYGHAYWRYGINPFAQIDSAVSLAGRIARVAFVTISHCWSDSLVGRLWIFFHDLEIKAYWTFILVPLAYKLRLQRVFEWFQVEVCFLWRLGAGGVEWDSELKSAPPFEAISYRWAQAERDDGEHIIVSDCTLRVAPNVFELLGDLRFTLLPRLIWIDSICIDQLSENEKSYQVYLIGDIDSSASLVTIWLGSPSREMSWTTLNRVIRWLPKRITEVDSFDRILKSVFATLAFRLIDQLRINTSFTRDNLKAYWEAGKYRFTAC